One Chryseobacterium indoltheticum DNA segment encodes these proteins:
- a CDS encoding 3-oxoacyl-ACP synthase III family protein, which produces MIKSTIKGIGFHVPDHVVTNDDLAKLMTTNDEWITERTGIKERRHRINRNDAQETTAYLGFKASEKALEKAGLTAKDIDYIVFATLSPDYYFPGSGVLLQDMLGCDTIGALDVRNQCSGFVYAMSVANAFIKSGTYKNILVVGAEVHSFGLDFSDQGRGVSVIFGDGAGAIVLSATEDANAGDILAMNMHSEGKYADELCTQFPGSKYGWSDRMRKEPENVTDKEVYPIMNGNFVFKHAVTRFPETMKEALDKAGKTIEDVDMFIPHQANLRIAQFVQQKFGLPDEKIHNNIQKYGNTTAASIPIALNEAIELGKIKRGDLVLLSAFGSGFTWGSILFEY; this is translated from the coding sequence ATGATTAAAAGTACAATAAAAGGGATCGGATTTCATGTTCCGGATCATGTGGTCACCAATGATGATTTAGCAAAACTAATGACCACCAATGATGAGTGGATTACCGAGCGTACCGGAATAAAAGAAAGAAGACACAGAATAAACCGAAATGATGCTCAGGAAACGACGGCATATCTTGGTTTCAAAGCTTCTGAAAAAGCGTTGGAAAAAGCTGGTTTGACGGCAAAAGATATTGATTATATTGTTTTTGCCACGCTTTCTCCGGATTATTATTTTCCGGGATCTGGTGTTTTGCTTCAGGATATGTTGGGTTGTGATACGATCGGAGCTTTGGATGTGAGAAACCAATGTTCAGGATTTGTCTATGCGATGAGCGTTGCGAATGCATTTATAAAATCGGGAACGTATAAAAACATTTTGGTTGTAGGCGCTGAAGTTCATTCTTTCGGACTTGATTTTTCTGATCAGGGAAGAGGTGTTTCTGTCATTTTCGGTGATGGAGCAGGAGCAATTGTGCTTTCTGCAACAGAAGATGCAAATGCAGGAGATATTTTAGCAATGAATATGCATTCTGAAGGGAAATACGCCGATGAATTGTGCACGCAGTTTCCGGGATCAAAATACGGGTGGAGCGACAGAATGAGAAAAGAGCCTGAAAATGTAACCGATAAAGAAGTGTACCCGATCATGAATGGGAATTTCGTTTTTAAACATGCGGTGACAAGATTTCCTGAAACCATGAAGGAAGCTTTAGATAAGGCAGGAAAAACAATTGAAGATGTTGATATGTTTATTCCGCATCAGGCAAATTTAAGGATTGCACAGTTTGTACAGCAGAAATTTGGTTTGCCAGATGAAAAAATCCATAATAATATTCAGAAGTACGGAAATACAACAGCAGCTTCTATTCCGATTGCTTTAAATGAAGCGATTGAACTGGGAAAAATCAAACGAGGCGATCTAGTGCTCCTTTCAGCTTTCGGAAGTGGTTTTACGTGGGGAAGCATTTTGTTTGAGTATTAA
- a CDS encoding magnesium transporter CorA family protein gives MPIDTIYRDSGCEWIDVEAPTQEDMKYLHERYEINNLLLEDTLDPNHLPKYEADGNVKFFLLRESTELERKNLNTISDISTKIGIFLVENTIITVHRLKTKSITETKKQLSASQENCSPDKVALMIALVIMKSFDDESLSLFETMDNIENEIFLKNTNHTNQIRRLYKLKRKSGLNSRVLTISTDAVDKFKLLNLPDSEFVDLKDKHKDVVADFDHLNIQITNLISMFLALSDQKANQVMKVLAIYSVYFLPITFIAGLYGMNFDNMPELHTKQGYFYTLGTMGVIVICTFIYARRKQW, from the coding sequence ATGCCTATTGACACAATATACAGAGATTCGGGATGCGAATGGATAGACGTGGAAGCGCCTACACAAGAAGACATGAAGTACCTTCATGAACGCTACGAAATCAACAATCTTCTTCTGGAAGATACTTTAGACCCCAATCACTTACCCAAATACGAAGCCGACGGAAATGTCAAATTTTTTCTTTTGCGTGAAAGCACCGAGCTGGAAAGGAAAAACCTTAACACCATAAGTGATATCAGTACAAAAATCGGGATATTCCTTGTAGAAAATACTATTATCACTGTACACAGGCTGAAAACTAAAAGTATTACGGAAACCAAGAAACAGCTTTCGGCAAGCCAGGAAAACTGTTCTCCCGATAAAGTTGCGTTGATGATTGCTCTGGTCATTATGAAAAGTTTTGATGATGAATCGCTGAGCTTATTTGAAACGATGGATAATATTGAAAACGAAATTTTCCTTAAAAACACCAATCATACCAATCAAATCCGCAGGTTGTATAAGCTGAAAAGAAAATCGGGCCTAAATTCGAGGGTTTTAACGATTTCTACAGATGCTGTTGATAAATTTAAACTCCTCAATCTTCCTGATTCTGAATTTGTAGATCTAAAAGATAAACATAAAGATGTAGTTGCCGATTTTGATCACCTCAACATTCAGATTACCAACTTAATTTCGATGTTTCTGGCGCTTTCTGATCAGAAAGCCAATCAGGTAATGAAAGTTTTGGCCATCTATTCGGTTTACTTTTTACCCATTACTTTTATTGCCGGTTTATACGGAATGAACTTCGACAATATGCCCGAACTGCATACAAAACAAGGATATTTTTACACTTTAGGGACAATGGGAGTGATTGTAATCTGTACATTTATTTATGCAAGGAGAAAGCAATGGTAA
- a CDS encoding patatin-like phospholipase family protein — protein sequence MKSETLQKILDEDILSQESKEKLKALHENISKREFSDLLDAEGNQYIEFVQEGGGVWGSALVGYLYGLEIFGIRFLKVAGTSAGAINTMLIAACKTKEEAKSEVIKEILFNWNFADFMDGKSYVKSTIHAMLNNKNFFKINLIITVILTVGLISLPFILSSETTREAKLYFLIPLVPLIILVLILKKLYLNFQKSNSGLNPGNVFEDTMKNILNDFGIKTVAELNKKFIQKEYELNLNYRYGNGMEFYTNALNGIEEIKMNNLEHIDETQYRIYFEGIENNDYYKNNPFYQLKSEYMVITTDINAKIKVQLPIMANLYWSEEELKHISPAEFVRASMSVPFFFEPMQKLINKDDDSVQYAWKFWMNTSKENIYSVGIFIDGGSISNFPIDLFHVTDIFYPRLPLFGVQLTSDSAINEEKGKTSEQILKTPLSYAGNIIETLKGFNDKSFLTKYSFYNLYSIKTVNCGTSSWLNFFMKREEKEQLFNAGFVAALDFLNQFDWTEYKRERMMVAMKEKKILNEEDTPTVG from the coding sequence ATGAAATCCGAAACCCTCCAAAAAATTCTTGATGAAGATATACTTTCTCAGGAATCCAAAGAAAAGCTGAAAGCACTGCACGAAAATATTTCGAAAAGAGAATTTTCTGATCTTCTGGATGCTGAAGGAAACCAGTATATAGAATTTGTACAGGAAGGAGGCGGTGTTTGGGGAAGTGCCTTGGTAGGATATCTCTACGGACTCGAAATATTCGGAATCCGTTTTCTGAAAGTGGCCGGAACCAGCGCAGGAGCAATTAATACCATGTTGATTGCAGCTTGCAAAACGAAGGAAGAAGCCAAAAGCGAAGTCATTAAAGAAATACTTTTTAACTGGAATTTTGCTGATTTTATGGATGGAAAAAGCTATGTAAAAAGTACCATTCATGCGATGCTCAACAATAAGAATTTCTTTAAAATCAATTTAATTATTACGGTTATTCTGACGGTTGGATTAATAAGTTTACCGTTTATTCTTTCCTCTGAAACAACAAGAGAAGCCAAGCTGTATTTTCTGATTCCGCTTGTTCCTCTGATTATTTTGGTCTTAATTCTAAAAAAACTATACCTGAATTTCCAGAAAAGCAACAGCGGACTCAATCCCGGAAATGTGTTTGAAGACACCATGAAAAATATACTCAACGATTTCGGAATAAAAACGGTCGCAGAACTCAATAAAAAATTCATTCAAAAGGAATATGAGCTCAATCTCAATTACCGCTACGGCAACGGAATGGAATTTTACACCAATGCGTTAAACGGAATTGAAGAAATAAAAATGAATAATCTGGAACACATTGATGAAACACAATACAGAATCTATTTTGAAGGCATCGAAAACAACGATTATTATAAAAACAATCCGTTTTATCAGTTGAAATCTGAATATATGGTTATCACAACCGACATCAACGCCAAAATAAAAGTACAGCTTCCTATTATGGCGAATCTTTACTGGTCTGAAGAAGAACTGAAACACATCAGTCCAGCTGAATTTGTGCGTGCTTCGATGTCTGTTCCTTTCTTTTTTGAGCCGATGCAAAAGCTCATCAACAAAGACGATGATTCTGTACAATACGCCTGGAAATTCTGGATGAATACCTCAAAAGAAAACATTTATTCTGTCGGGATTTTTATCGATGGCGGAAGTATTTCAAATTTTCCGATCGATCTTTTTCATGTGACCGATATTTTCTATCCAAGACTTCCACTCTTTGGAGTACAGTTAACGAGTGATTCGGCAATCAATGAAGAGAAAGGAAAAACGAGCGAGCAAATTCTTAAAACGCCCCTTTCCTACGCCGGAAATATCATCGAAACTCTTAAAGGTTTTAATGACAAATCTTTCCTGACCAAATATTCATTTTACAATCTGTACAGCATTAAAACCGTGAACTGCGGAACGAGTAGCTGGCTTAATTTTTTTATGAAAAGAGAAGAAAAAGAACAGCTGTTCAACGCCGGATTTGTTGCCGCTCTTGATTTCCTCAATCAATTTGACTGGACAGAATACAAACGTGAAAGAATGATGGTTGCGATGAAAGAGAAAAAGATTTTGAATGAAGAGGATACACCGACGGTGGGGTGA
- a CDS encoding DUF2199 domain-containing protein, translating into MTYICECCGKEKEDWPAITYKFPIPYMKLSEEELGNTEVSSDFCIIKYPDETSYFIRTVLVQEVSDSCQDLDYGVWVSLSEKSFNEYVENYDNKEFESGCFGWLANYLPDYEFNHPIPMDVYINNQQGRPLIYPHQNHEHIFVDDFYKGITKEEAEKRINKVLNRS; encoded by the coding sequence ATGACATACATCTGCGAATGCTGTGGCAAAGAAAAAGAAGATTGGCCTGCAATAACGTACAAATTTCCAATTCCTTACATGAAGCTTTCAGAAGAAGAATTAGGAAACACTGAAGTAAGTTCCGACTTTTGTATTATTAAATATCCTGATGAAACAAGTTATTTCATCAGAACAGTTTTAGTACAGGAAGTCAGCGATAGTTGCCAGGATTTAGACTATGGAGTTTGGGTTTCATTGAGCGAGAAAAGCTTTAATGAATATGTTGAAAATTATGATAATAAAGAATTTGAAAGTGGATGTTTTGGTTGGCTTGCCAATTATTTGCCTGACTATGAATTTAATCATCCAATACCAATGGATGTTTACATCAACAATCAACAAGGAAGACCATTAATCTATCCGCATCAAAACCATGAGCATATTTTTGTTGATGACTTCTATAAAGGAATTACAAAAGAAGAAGCTGAAAAAAGAATTAATAAAGTTTTGAATAGATCATAA
- a CDS encoding DNA-3-methyladenine glycosylase I — translation MSYCSAVEKMQPESRKELHKKYHDNHYGFPIHDDNELFGRLIMEINQAGLSWETILKKEEGFRNAYDNFNIEKVAAYTQEDRERLLSDPGIIRNKLKVNAAIENAKTIIELQKEFGSFEKWLEHHHPKALQEWMKLFKKTFKFTGGEIVNEFLMSIGFLKGAHAEDCIVNEAILKHDPMWRKG, via the coding sequence ATGAGTTATTGTTCAGCAGTCGAAAAAATGCAGCCCGAAAGCAGAAAAGAGCTGCACAAAAAATATCACGACAATCATTACGGATTTCCGATTCATGATGATAATGAATTGTTTGGAAGGTTAATTATGGAAATCAATCAGGCAGGATTGAGCTGGGAAACGATTTTAAAGAAAGAAGAAGGTTTCAGAAATGCTTACGATAATTTTAATATCGAAAAAGTTGCTGCTTACACTCAAGAAGACCGTGAAAGATTATTAAGCGATCCCGGAATTATCAGAAACAAATTGAAAGTAAACGCAGCCATCGAAAATGCAAAAACCATTATAGAACTGCAAAAAGAATTCGGCTCTTTTGAGAAATGGCTGGAGCATCATCACCCCAAAGCTTTACAAGAATGGATGAAATTGTTCAAAAAAACGTTCAAATTTACAGGCGGTGAAATCGTGAATGAGTTTTTAATGAGCATTGGTTTTCTAAAAGGTGCGCACGCAGAAGATTGCATTGTGAATGAGGCGATCTTAAAGCATGATCCGATGTGGAGGAAAGGGTAG
- a CDS encoding nucleoside triphosphate pyrophosphohydrolase family protein: MDQNNLDKIIERSLEIRTKYHELEVQQNGSEWTLEQDALAYLTDAGLVGRNVMSHEKTWSKQNSEAELEHKLGENIWWLIVLADRTGIDIKDALNKFLTKTENLF, encoded by the coding sequence ATGGATCAAAATAATTTAGATAAAATCATAGAACGCTCTTTAGAAATCAGAACAAAATATCACGAGTTAGAAGTTCAGCAAAATGGAAGCGAGTGGACACTGGAGCAAGATGCTTTGGCGTATCTTACTGATGCCGGATTGGTGGGCAGAAATGTGATGTCGCACGAAAAGACCTGGTCAAAACAGAATTCTGAAGCCGAACTTGAGCATAAATTGGGTGAAAATATCTGGTGGCTTATTGTTTTGGCAGATCGCACCGGAATTGATATCAAAGACGCATTAAATAAATTTTTAACCAAAACAGAAAACCTATTCTAA
- a CDS encoding NAD(P)H-dependent oxidoreductase: MKTLVIVTHPKMEESLINKRWVEELKKFPEKYTVHELYESYPDENIDVKKEQELIEAYDKIIFQFPFYWFSSPPLLKKWMDEVLLHGWAYGSKSGFKVGGKKIALAISVGVDLDDYSAEGKYKYTMKELTRPFELSFEYVKADYKEPFVYYGLEHNISPEWIEKSVPLYLDFLDQF; encoded by the coding sequence ATGAAAACATTAGTAATCGTTACTCACCCAAAAATGGAAGAGTCATTAATCAACAAAAGATGGGTGGAAGAATTGAAGAAGTTTCCCGAAAAATATACCGTTCATGAGTTATATGAAAGTTATCCTGATGAAAATATCGATGTTAAAAAAGAACAGGAATTGATTGAAGCGTACGATAAAATTATTTTCCAGTTTCCGTTTTATTGGTTTAGCAGCCCGCCTTTATTAAAAAAATGGATGGATGAAGTGCTTTTGCACGGTTGGGCTTACGGAAGTAAAAGCGGATTCAAAGTAGGTGGTAAAAAGATTGCTTTGGCAATATCTGTAGGAGTAGATCTTGACGATTACAGTGCAGAAGGAAAATATAAATACACGATGAAAGAATTGACAAGACCTTTTGAACTCAGTTTTGAATATGTGAAAGCAGATTATAAAGAACCATTTGTTTATTATGGTTTGGAGCATAATATTTCTCCGGAATGGATTGAAAAAAGCGTTCCACTGTATCTTGATTTTCTCGATCAATTTTAA
- a CDS encoding winged helix-turn-helix transcriptional regulator, with protein sequence MTKIKETSTNFANKKALTDECPELYASKLIGGQWSLAICSYLINGKLRFGELRKSLGNITERMLTLQLRRLEEDKIITRTVFAEVPPRVEYELTEIGYQLKPVIQELEKWGIMHKESI encoded by the coding sequence ATGACTAAAATAAAGGAAACTTCAACCAACTTTGCGAATAAAAAAGCACTCACCGATGAATGTCCTGAATTGTATGCTTCAAAATTAATTGGCGGACAATGGTCACTTGCCATCTGCAGTTATCTGATCAACGGAAAACTGAGATTCGGAGAACTAAGGAAAAGTTTGGGAAATATTACAGAACGCATGCTTACGCTTCAACTTCGAAGACTGGAAGAGGATAAAATTATTACAAGAACCGTTTTTGCAGAAGTTCCGCCAAGAGTGGAATATGAATTAACAGAAATCGGATATCAGCTAAAACCCGTTATCCAGGAGTTGGAAAAATGGGGAATTATGCACAAAGAAAGCATTTAA